One genomic window of Quercus robur chromosome 6, dhQueRobu3.1, whole genome shotgun sequence includes the following:
- the LOC126689606 gene encoding uncharacterized protein LOC126689606, translated as MNKPEAAGRMVQWAIELSQFDIEYHPRTAIKAQALADFIAEFTPPDEDRVTNEVDRWAILTDGSSAQRKGGVGVVITTPDGEVLKYGVQLRFPATNNEAEYEGVLTGLRLGRALGAKNLLIQSDSKLVIGQIRGEYEAKEERMQKYLKLTKHLTQEFDVVEFMQIPRSQNMGADEVSKLDSSEEGKIGTDLAIEVQKHPSIEEIATFTIQGTDSWMTPIISYLQDGHLPLSTEEAKKIKKRAVRFTILNDALYKRGFSMPYLKCVDEEEARYILEEIHGGICGDHTGPRSLVNKVIRTGYFWPTMQVDAVEIVRRCDKCQRYGNVQRLPAERLTTIASPWPFA; from the coding sequence atgaacaagcCTGAAGCTGCAGGAAGAATGGTCCAGTGGGCGATTGAACTTAGTCAGTTTGATATTGAATACCATCCCAGAACGGCGATCAAGGCGCAAGCACTGGCGGACTTCATCGCAGAGTTCACTCCTCCAGACGAAGACAGGGTTACCAACGAGGTGGACAGATGGGCAATACTGACCGATGGTTCGTCAGCTCAGAGgaaggggggagtaggggtcgtcataaccaCCCCCGACGGAGAAGTGCTGAAATACGGGGTCCAATTAAGATTCCCGGCCACCAACAACGAAGCTGAATACGAGGGGGTACTGACGGGACTGAGGCTTGGAAGGGCACTTGGTGCTAAAAACTTGTTGATTCAAAGTGACTCAAAACTAGTGATTGGACAGATTAGGGGAGAATAcgaagcaaaggaagaaaggatgcagaaatatCTCAAGCTGACGAAACATCTGACTCAAGAGTTTGATGTAGTGGAGTTCATGCAGATCCCAAGGAGTCAAAACATGGGGGCTGACGAAGTCTCAAAACTAGATTCATCAGAAGAAGGGAAAATTGGCACAGATCTGGCAATAGAGGTCCAAAAACACCCCAGCATTGAAGAAATTGCAACATTCACCATCCAGGGCACAGATAGCTGGATGACGCCCATAATATCCTACCTCCAGGACGGGCACCTCCCTCTAAGTACAGAGGAAGctaaaaagatcaagaagaggGCAGTCAGGTTCACGATCCTTAATGATGCCTTATACAAGAGAGGATTCTCTATGCCTTACTTGAAGTGTGTTGACGAAGAAGAAGCCAGATACATCCTAGAAGAAATCCATGGAGGAATTTGCGGCGACCACACTGGCCCCAGATCCCTGGTAAACAAGGTAATTCGAACAGGATatttttggccaaccatgcaggtaGACGCAGTTGAGATCGTCAGGAGATGTGACAAGTGCCAGCGATATGGGAATGTGCAACGGCTTCCAGCAGAGAGATTGACGACTATAGCttctccatggccgttcgcataA